The following proteins are encoded in a genomic region of Oncorhynchus gorbuscha isolate QuinsamMale2020 ecotype Even-year linkage group LG11, OgorEven_v1.0, whole genome shotgun sequence:
- the LOC124048493 gene encoding sesquipedalian-1-like produces the protein MKITGKILTHFQSCSSPVDKEGYLYKKGERNTSYQKRWFMLKANLLFYKDRPNHRDLLGVIVLEGCSVQLCESEEQFAFSLVWSGELGLRTYKLAAEDQPSQESWIRALLSANHGYLAALVMDLEKQYKEAMKAFPGDPSQQSTLAGPNTERPTQSLIWLNSGTATLSQYLGPSVGAGQSFSTNEMLQVPPISSKPTNKRSPKLWPKRNANVVPINVPSPPQGEWSVTGSGPKVEFSELHEDFGKEVKELIADWLRQGQKDVIQEEDLIDFG, from the exons ATGAAGATTACCGGGAAGATCCTCACTCATTTTCAGTCGTGCAGCTCACCCGTCGACAAAGAAGGATACCTGTATAAAAAG GGTGAGAGAAACACTTCCTATCAGAAGCGCTGGTTCATGCTGAAGGCAAACCTGCTCTTCTACAAGGACCGGCCCAACCACCGCGACCTGCTTGGCGTCATTGTTTTGGAGGGCTGCTCAGTGCAGCTGTGCGAGTCTGAGGAGCAGTTTGCCTTTTCACTGGTGTGGAGCGGTGAACTGGGCCTGCGCACCTACAAGCTAGCCGCAGAGGACCAGCCCAGCCAGGAGAGCTGGATCAGGGCCCTGCTGTCGGCCAACCACGGCTACCTGGCCGCGTTGGTCATGGATTTGGAGAAACAGTACAAAG AGGCCATGAAAGCGTTTCCTGGTGACCCATCCCAGCAGTCTACACTGGCTGGCCCAAACACAGAGAGGCCAACGCAGTCGCTGATTTGGCTGAACTCTGGGACCGCGACCCTTTCACAGTACCTAGGGCCAAGTGTGGGAGCCGGGCAAAGCTTTAGCACAAATGAAATGCTACAAGTTCCTCCCATTTCCTCTAAACCAACCAATAAGAGGTCTCCAAAACTCTGGCCCAAGAGAAATGCAAATGTTGTACCTATTAATGTCCCATCCCCGCCCCAAGGGGAGTGGTCAGTGACTGGCTCAGGACCCAAGGTGGAATTTAGCGAACTACACGAGGACTTTGGCAAGGAGGTGAAGGAGCTGATTGCTGATTGGttgagacagggacagaaagaTGTAATTCAGGAAGAAGACTTAATTGATTTTGGTTGA
- the LOC124048496 gene encoding zinc finger and SCAN domain-containing protein 21-like, producing the protein MSKIERLNARVAKLLTVAVHEVLEVVKETVSEYQEKTARTQRENESLRRRLQEMQDKLKRENTAAQLATFPATGGRGRVVIEKPSEQGWSPSLRQDSPEPTQVDEKPALTFEQTVRLRQEEEEYNALELDQTAHYETECNFTLTLPGHHEEVARQSDEAVSVHMPQGVKNDSHSDLNSTSQGNTQLGINLNVIKTEPEPTECSAPEPLTIPETFDCVDLSCNSTRYDPTTNAHKSHVSTGPYNELVFVHSSHNSVGRRFGFGKNSRDGRKHHRQHFRRDEPHSCFVCGKTFSRVGNLRIHQRCHTGEKPYCCLQCGRCFSQAGDLKKHKRVHTGEKPYYCGQCGKSFSRGENLKRHQKIHIGETLHLQQAWRDQQSN; encoded by the exons ATGTCCAAAATTGAGCGTCTGAATGCCCGTGTGGCGAAGCTGCTGACGGTGGCAGTGCATGAGGTTCTGGAGGTGGTGAAAGAGACTGTGTCAGAGTACCAGGAGAAAACAGCCAGAactcagagagagaatgagagtctGAGGAGAAGACTGCAGGAAATGCAGGACAAGTTGAAGAGGGAGAACACAG CTGCTCAACTTGCAACATTTCCTGCGACTGGTGGCCGTGGAAGAGTGGTCATCGAGAAACCGTCAGAGCAGGGTTGGAGCCCTAGTCTGAGGCAGGACAGCCCAGAGCCCACACAGGTAGATGAGAAACCAGCGCTCACTTTCGAACAGACTGTGAGACtaaggcaggaggaggaggagtacaaTGCACTGGAGCTGGATCAAACAGCACACTATGAGACAGAGTGTAACTTTACCTTAACCTTACCCGGGCATCACGAGGAGGTGGCACGGCAATCAGATGAAGCCGTTTCAGTCCACATGCCTCAGGGTGTGAAAAATGACTCGCACTCAGACTTGAATAGCACTTCACAGGGAAACACCCAGCTTGGCATCAATCTGAATGTTATCAAGACGGAACCCGAGCCCACCGAGTGCTCAGCACCCGAACCGTTGACTATCCCGGAGACCTTTGATTGTGTCGATTTAAGCTGCAATTCCACACGCTACGACCCAACAACGAATGCTCACAAGTCTCATGTGAGCACTGGACCATATAACGAACTCGTATTCGTCCACTCAAGTCACAACAGCGTCGGGAGGAGATTTGGGTTTGGGAAAAACAGTAGGGACGGGAGGAAACACCATAGGCAACACTTCAGGAGGGATGAGCCGCACAGCTGCTTTGTGTGCGGCAAGACGTTCAGCCGGGTGGGGAACCTGCGTATCCACCAGCGCTGTCACACGGGCGAGAAACCCTACTGCTGCCTTCAGTGCGGCCGGTGTTTCAGTCAGGCCGGggacctcaaaaagcacaaaagggtccacacaggggagaagccataCTATTGCGGCCAGTGCGGCAAGAGCTTCAGCCGTGGGGAGAACCTAAAGAGGCATCAGAAGATCCACATTGGAGAGACCTTACACCTGCAGCAGGCATGGAGAGATCAACAGTCAAACTAG